The Capsicum annuum cultivar UCD-10X-F1 unplaced genomic scaffold, UCD10Xv1.1 ctg1000, whole genome shotgun sequence genome has a window encoding:
- the LOC107872020 gene encoding putative dynamin-related protein 4A, whose translation MSLGFLIDVDDEEEAIAEPRPSDKSVLESIAGIKLPRGEGICTRVPLITRLQNHRETEVYLEYNGNLVPTDEAHIADVIILATNEIARHGKGISDISSKLIVKKNGVPDLTMVDLPRITRVTVLGQIEDMLEQISDAVVIWIICGSLNVSAEDNTTGQKNKITITNDKGR comes from the exons ATGAGTTTGGGATTTCttattgatgttgatgatgaagaagaag CCATAGCTGAACCTAGGCCTTCTGATAAGAGTGTGCTTGAGTCAATTGCTGGAATTAAACTTCCTAGAGGAGAAGGCATTTGCACTAGAGTGCCTCTCATCACGAGGCTCCAAAATCACAGGGAGACCGAGGTTTACTTGGAGTACAATGGAAATTTGGTTCCAACCGATGAAGCTCACATTGCAGATGTCATTATTCTCGCAACTAATGAGATTGCTAGACATGGTAAGGGCATATCCGATATCTCTTCAAAACTTATAGTGAAAAAGAATGGTGTTCCAGACTTAACGATGGTAGATTTGCCTAGAATAACTAGAGTTACAGTTCTCGGACAAATCGAAGATATGCTTGAACAAATTTCAG ATGCAGTTGTCATATGGATTATCTGTGGAAGTTTGAATGTCTCAGCTGAGGATAATACCACTGGACAGAAGAACAAGATTACCATCACAAATGACAAGGGCAGATAA